The following coding sequences are from one Pseudomonas mendocina window:
- the sstT gene encoding serine/threonine transporter SstT — MNALKLLAAYYSNASLVLRIFIGLVLGTLLAWIAPAAALKVGLFGELFILALKAVAPILVLVLVTASLASRQSNQPTHIRPVLMMYLISTFSAAALAVCASFLFPTVLTLDVSSAEGNPPGSIIEVLHNLLTSIFVGPVQALNTSNYIAILAWAVLLGVFLRHAAPSTRTMLTDVSNAFTKAVQFVINLAPIGIFGLVASTLADSGFEALITYARLLIVMVSCMLIVTFVINPLIAYIKMRRNPYPLLMTVLRESAVTAFFTRSSAANIPVNLRLCEKLKLDRDTYSITIPLGATINMAGAAVTISVMALAATHTLGIPVDLPTALLLCVVSSLAAAGVSGVAGGSLLLIPMATSLFGIDAEIAMQVVSIGFVISVVQDSFETALNSHTDVVFTAAVSYANQAQEAGSAVPAQSNAAQADVSV; from the coding sequence ATGAATGCCCTTAAACTTCTAGCTGCCTATTACTCCAACGCCAGCCTGGTGCTGCGCATTTTCATCGGCCTGGTACTCGGCACCCTGCTGGCCTGGATCGCACCTGCCGCAGCGCTCAAGGTCGGCCTGTTCGGCGAGCTGTTCATCCTCGCCCTGAAGGCCGTGGCGCCGATCCTGGTGCTGGTGCTGGTGACCGCCTCGCTGGCATCGCGCCAGAGCAATCAACCCACCCATATCCGTCCGGTGCTGATGATGTACCTGATCAGCACCTTCAGCGCCGCAGCGCTGGCGGTATGCGCCAGCTTCCTGTTCCCGACCGTGCTGACTCTGGATGTCAGCAGCGCCGAGGGTAACCCGCCCGGCAGCATCATCGAGGTGCTGCACAACCTGCTGACCAGCATCTTCGTCGGCCCCGTACAGGCACTGAACACCTCCAACTACATCGCCATCCTGGCCTGGGCCGTGCTGCTGGGCGTGTTCCTGCGCCATGCCGCACCGAGCACCCGCACCATGCTGACCGACGTCTCCAATGCCTTCACCAAGGCCGTGCAGTTCGTCATCAACCTGGCGCCCATCGGTATCTTCGGCCTGGTCGCCAGCACCCTGGCAGATTCCGGTTTCGAAGCGTTAATCACCTACGCTCGCCTGCTGATCGTGATGGTGAGCTGCATGTTGATCGTGACCTTCGTGATCAACCCGCTGATCGCCTACATCAAGATGCGTCGCAACCCCTATCCGCTGCTGATGACCGTTCTGCGCGAGAGCGCGGTGACCGCCTTCTTCACCCGTAGCTCGGCGGCCAACATCCCGGTCAACCTGCGTCTGTGCGAGAAGCTCAAGCTGGATCGCGACACCTACTCGATCACCATCCCGCTGGGCGCCACCATCAACATGGCCGGTGCGGCCGTGACCATCTCCGTGATGGCGCTGGCTGCGACCCACACCCTGGGCATTCCGGTGGATCTGCCGACCGCGCTGCTGCTGTGCGTGGTGTCCTCGCTGGCCGCTGCTGGCGTATCCGGTGTAGCCGGTGGCTCGCTGCTGCTGATTCCGATGGCTACCAGCCTGTTCGGCATCGATGCCGAGATCGCCATGCAGGTGGTCAGCATCGGCTTCGTCATCAGCGTGGTGCAGGACTCCTTCGAGACCGCGCTGAACTCGCACACCGACGTGGTATTCACTGCGGCCGTGTCCTACGCCAACCAGGCGCAGGAAGCAGGCAGTGCAGTGCCGGCACAGAGCAATGCTGCGCAGGCTGACGTCAGCGTCTGA